A part of ANME-2 cluster archaeon genomic DNA contains:
- a CDS encoding DUF1673 family protein produces MTALIENIRKVMGWCPVADTKINKPPSGEGYANKPDSGGDASPKLFGSLFEWDYIVKEELLRSIAVLFYTFIGIGGLITYGYIKTDLTATFYLAPIVTFAIFVIMVWHRKNTLSPIIYRFGNTKPLRELAILIVVYAVYLYFSLQYPVLHRIWILIILFIALKLGKVFELNRPTGIKMMLFIAVASIFLLIRYYALQLSLMPFIKGILALEAAMLVFVVLAKRMGFEEPDYLKKMDGRVFLIFVALVVVFSIIGAAVMIGLDRLIK; encoded by the coding sequence ATGACTGCTTTGATCGAAAATATACGGAAAGTTATGGGCTGGTGTCCTGTTGCGGATACTAAAATCAACAAGCCCCCTTCTGGAGAAGGTTATGCTAATAAGCCAGATAGCGGGGGCGATGCATCTCCGAAGTTATTCGGTTCGTTATTCGAATGGGATTACATCGTTAAGGAAGAACTATTGAGGTCGATTGCAGTTCTCTTCTATACCTTTATTGGCATCGGAGGATTGATCACGTATGGTTATATTAAAACAGACCTGACTGCCACATTTTATCTGGCGCCGATTGTAACCTTTGCCATTTTTGTAATCATGGTCTGGCATAGGAAGAATACACTAAGCCCAATTATATACCGTTTTGGAAATACCAAACCATTAAGAGAATTGGCTATCTTGATTGTGGTTTATGCGGTATATCTTTATTTCTCACTTCAATACCCTGTGCTTCACAGGATATGGATTCTTATTATTTTATTCATAGCCTTAAAACTTGGAAAAGTATTCGAGCTTAACCGCCCCACAGGTATTAAGATGATGCTATTCATTGCAGTAGCATCCATCTTTCTCCTTATTCGCTACTATGCATTGCAGTTGTCTCTGATGCCCTTTATAAAAGGCATCTTAGCTCTTGAAGCAGCTATGTTGGTTTTTGTGGTTCTGGCAAAGAGGATGGGATTTGAAGAACCTGATTATCTGAAAAAAATGGATGGGAGAGTTTTCCTGATATTTGTGGCACTCGTTGTTGTCTTTTCGATAATTGGAGCAGCGGTGATGATAGGGCTTGATAGGTTAATCAAATAG
- a CDS encoding ABC transporter permease — MVAKYEFLKTVKRKQFILVTLGFPLFFILLILIPVMLIGLSSPEDLTLGYIDRSNSFEFPDEITVRGSMIFSNEIPGTINNQDLEDLGNGMDQTIQFIQYSDVTAARQDLVSGILSGYLIIPPDYIKTGIVESYVIGKGTIIPQDELSELMVNILLQDKVDEDTLQRVKDPITFKRYSLETTGEVSEKGLSDLLEEFALPYMTGILLLISIFTSSGFLLQSVAEEKESRIIEIILSSITPMELLTGKIIGLGSVGLLQIAIWLSVGFSGLIYVFALSINPLLLILSLAYFILGFLLFASMMGAVGAISGSMNESQQLIPIFTFPAIAPILFMQVLITKPDGTLSMFFSLFPLTSPVAMLIRMGVSDVPSYQIAISLLILMVSVYFVILVSARLFRVGLLMYGKRPAIGEIVRYMRTG, encoded by the coding sequence ATGGTAGCAAAATACGAGTTCTTAAAAACGGTAAAGAGAAAGCAGTTCATATTGGTGACATTAGGTTTCCCGCTTTTCTTTATCCTTCTCATATTGATTCCCGTAATGCTTATTGGTTTATCGTCCCCTGAAGACCTTACCCTGGGTTACATTGACCGGTCAAATTCATTTGAATTCCCGGATGAGATCACAGTAAGGGGTTCAATGATATTTTCAAATGAAATTCCGGGGACGATAAATAATCAGGATTTGGAAGACCTGGGTAATGGAATGGACCAGACCATACAATTCATACAATATTCAGATGTCACTGCTGCCAGACAGGACCTTGTATCGGGGATATTATCAGGATATCTGATCATTCCACCAGATTATATCAAGACCGGAATTGTTGAATCCTATGTGATAGGAAAAGGAACAATCATCCCTCAGGACGAACTTTCTGAATTGATGGTAAATATCCTGCTACAGGATAAAGTGGATGAAGATACCTTGCAGCGTGTCAAAGATCCTATAACTTTCAAACGATATTCTCTCGAGACCACAGGTGAGGTAAGTGAAAAAGGACTATCAGACCTGCTGGAAGAATTTGCCCTTCCCTATATGACCGGTATTCTTCTGCTGATCTCAATTTTTACCTCCTCGGGATTTCTATTGCAAAGTGTGGCAGAAGAAAAAGAAAGCCGGATAATAGAGATAATATTATCTTCAATAACTCCCATGGAACTGCTCACGGGAAAGATCATCGGACTGGGTTCGGTAGGATTGCTGCAAATAGCGATATGGCTCTCGGTGGGCTTTTCCGGATTGATATATGTTTTTGCTTTATCTATCAATCCCCTGTTATTGATTCTATCACTGGCATATTTTATCCTTGGGTTCCTGTTATTTGCCAGTATGATGGGAGCAGTGGGAGCAATAAGCGGTTCGATGAATGAAAGCCAGCAGCTCATTCCTATCTTCACGTTCCCGGCTATAGCACCCATATTGTTCATGCAGGTACTGATAACCAAACCAGATGGTACGTTATCGATGTTCTTTTCCCTGTTCCCGTTAACATCTCCCGTTGCCATGTTGATACGTATGGGCGTTTCTGATGTACCGAGCTACCAGATAGCGATAAGCTTATTGATTTTGATGGTGTCTGTATATTTCGTGATACTGGTTTCTGCCAGGTTGTTCAGAGTGGGACTGCTGATGTATGGAAAGCGACCTGCAATTGGCGAAATTGTCAGATATATGAGAACAGGTTAG